In one window of Haloimpatiens sp. FM7315 DNA:
- the scfB gene encoding thioether cross-link-forming SCIFF peptide maturase, which yields MANIHKFKQEDTYYVLDVNTGSVHIVDELVYDLLDDDRLKSVEELIKEYKCKYSDADIREAHKEIEELIKEGLIYTKDLYEDIAKKSTEGASYIKALCLNVTHACNLRCKYCFADEGKYHGQSQIMSVEVGKKSLDFVVKHSGPRKNIEVDLFGGEPLLAFENIKEIVNYGRELEKRYNKSIRFTMTTNCTLLNDEIMNYLNENMVNIVLSIDGRKEVNDRVRFDAEGKGSYDTILPKIKEMVEKRDPKKQHYVRGTFTRENTDFYNDIKHFVDLGFKEISVEPVVLPEESPLSLREEDLPVIFEQYDKLYREMSKRQKEGNSFNFYHFNINLNGGPCVYKRISGCGAGHEYVAITPTGDVYPCHQFVGNEDFKLGTIYEDDMNMDIAKKFREAHIYNKPKCKDCWARFYCSGGCQANNYNFNGDIHKPYELGCKMQKKRIECAIALKAESMMEE from the coding sequence GTGGCAAACATTCATAAATTTAAACAAGAGGATACCTATTACGTTCTAGATGTAAATACAGGTTCTGTACATATTGTAGATGAATTAGTATATGACTTATTAGATGATGATAGATTAAAATCTGTAGAGGAACTAATAAAAGAGTATAAATGTAAATACTCAGATGCAGATATAAGAGAAGCTCATAAGGAAATAGAAGAATTAATAAAAGAGGGTCTTATTTACACAAAAGATTTGTATGAAGATATAGCTAAAAAAAGCACAGAAGGAGCTTCATATATAAAAGCCTTGTGTTTAAATGTTACTCATGCATGCAATTTAAGATGTAAATACTGTTTTGCTGATGAGGGAAAATATCATGGACAAAGTCAAATTATGTCTGTTGAAGTTGGTAAAAAGTCCTTAGATTTTGTAGTAAAACATTCAGGACCTAGAAAAAATATTGAGGTCGATTTGTTTGGAGGAGAACCATTACTTGCTTTTGAAAACATTAAAGAAATAGTTAATTATGGAAGAGAACTTGAAAAGAGGTACAATAAAAGCATTAGATTTACCATGACTACAAATTGTACTTTATTAAATGATGAGATAATGAATTATTTAAATGAGAACATGGTTAACATAGTGCTTAGTATAGATGGAAGAAAAGAAGTCAACGATAGAGTAAGATTTGATGCTGAGGGAAAAGGAAGTTATGATACCATTTTACCGAAAATAAAAGAAATGGTTGAAAAAAGAGATCCTAAAAAGCAGCACTATGTAAGGGGAACTTTTACTCGTGAAAACACTGATTTTTATAATGATATTAAACATTTTGTTGACTTAGGATTTAAGGAAATATCAGTAGAGCCTGTAGTGCTTCCAGAAGAAAGTCCTTTATCATTAAGAGAAGAGGATTTACCGGTTATATTTGAGCAGTACGATAAACTCTATAGGGAAATGTCTAAGAGGCAAAAAGAAGGAAACTCCTTTAATTTCTATCATTTTAATATTAATTTAAATGGAGGACCTTGTGTATATAAAAGAATTTCAGGTTGTGGTGCAGGACATGAATATGTAGCTATAACACCAACTGGAGATGTGTATCCATGCCATCAGTTCGTAGGAAACGAAGATTTTAAATTGGGAACTATATACGAAGATGATATGAATATGGATATAGCCAAAAAATTCCGTGAAGCTCATATATATAATAAACCAAAATGTAAAGACTGCTGGGCAAGATTTTATTGTAGTGGTGGATGTCAAGCAAATAACTATAATTTTAATGGTGATATTCATAAGCCATATGAATTAGGCTGTAAAATGCAAAAGAAAAGAATAGAATGTGCTATAGCCTTGAAGGCTGAAAGCATGATGGAAGAATAA
- the scfA gene encoding six-cysteine ranthipeptide SCIFF, translated as MKHIKTINKANIKESLKKPGCKECANSCQSACKTSCTVANLACEN; from the coding sequence ATGAAACATATAAAAACTATAAACAAAGCAAACATAAAAGAAAGTTTAAAGAAACCAGGATGCAAAGAGTGTGCAAACTCATGCCAATCAGCATGTAAGACTTCTTGCACAGTTGCTAATTTAGCTTGTGAAAATTAG
- a CDS encoding preprotein translocase subunit YajC, producing the protein MLQELKVNDEVMTRGGVIGIITSMKEDYVILQTGPDKARIKFSKML; encoded by the coding sequence ATGCTTCAGGAATTAAAAGTGAATGATGAGGTTATGACAAGAGGGGGAGTAATAGGTATAATTACTTCTATGAAAGAAGATTATGTTATACTTCAAACAGGACCAGATAAAGCAAGAATTAAATTTTCAAAAATGCTATAG